The following proteins come from a genomic window of Trifolium pratense cultivar HEN17-A07 linkage group LG4, ARS_RC_1.1, whole genome shotgun sequence:
- the LOC123923400 gene encoding 2-methylpropanoate--CoA ligase CCL4-like — translation MEQLKPSPPNNPPLTPLTFLERAATIYSDIPSIIYNDTVFTWSQTHHRCLQLASSITSLRIRRGNVVSTVAPNIPAMYELHFAVPFTGAILNNINTRLDARIISNILIHSESKLVFVDCSARDLVLQALSLFPSKQRKPLLILIKDESYETIQTNENGSSSSTVDFISTYEDLIQKGDPNFQWIYPDSEWDPMLLNYTSGTTSSPKGVVHSHRGTFIVTIDSLIEWTVPKQPILLWTLPMFHANGWSFPWGIAAVGGTNICVRKFDAEIVYSLIKKHHVTHMCGAPVVLNMLTNSPDNKPLEKTVKILTAGAPPPAAVLFRTESLGFTVSHGYGLTETGGLVVCCTWKEKWNMLPATERARLKSRQGVRTIGMTVVDVVDPSTGESVKRDGNTIGEVVMRGGCVMLGYLKDPEGTANCLKNGWFYTGDVGVMHEDGYLEIKDRSKDVIISGGENLSSVEVESVLYGHSAVNEAAVVAREDEFWGETPCAFVSLKNGLKEKDIPTEKDIVEYCRKNLPHYMVPKTVVFKDELPKTSTGKIQKFVLRQIAKDLGPIRKSRM, via the coding sequence atggAACAACTCAAACCAAGTCCACCCAACAACCCTCCTCTCACACCCCTCACCTTCTTAGAAAGAGCCGCCACAATTTACTCCGACATACCCTCCATCATCTACAACGACACTGTTTTCACATGGTCTCAAACTCACCACCGATGTCTCCAACTCGCTTCATCAATCACCTCCCTCAGAATCCGCCGTGGAAACGTCGTCTCCACGGTCGCTCCCAACATCCCTGCCATGTATGAACTCCACTTCGCCGTTCCCTTCACCGGCGCAATCCTCAACAACATCAACACGCGCCTTGACGCGCGTATCATATCCAATATCCTTATTCACTCCGAATCTAAACTTGTTTTCGTAGATTGCTCCGCACGTGATCTTGTTCTCCAAGCTTTATCATTATTCCCATCAAAACAACGAAAACCTCTCCTTATCCTCATCAAAGACGAATCATACGAAACAAttcaaacaaatgaaaatggtTCTTCATCTTCCACCGTTGATTTCATCTCAACTTACGAAGATCTAATTCAAAAAGGTGATCCGAATTTTCAATGGATATATCCAGATTCCGAGTGGGACCCGATGTTACTTAACTATACTTCTGGAACGACGTCGTCTCCAAAAGGTGTAGTTCATTCACACAGAGGAACATTCATCGTGACCATCGATTCATTAATCGAATGGACGGTTCCAAAACAACCGATTTTACTCTGGACGCTTCCTATGTTCCACGCTAACGGCTGGAGCTTCCCGTGGGGAATCGCAGCCGTTGGTGGAACAAACATTTGCGTAAGAAAATTCGACGCTGAAATTGTTTACTCTTTAATCAAAAAGCATCACGTGACACACATGTGCGGTGCTCCGGTAGTTCTTAATATGCTAACAAATTCTCCAGACAACAAACCGTTAGAAAAAACGGTTAAGATTTTAACCGCCGGAGCACCACCACCTGCCGCGGTTCTGTTCCGTACAGAGTCGTTAGGTTTTACAGTGAGTCACGGTTATGGATTAACCGAAACCGGTGGATTGGTTGTTTGTTGTACATGGAAGGAGAAATGGAATATGTTACCGGCGACGGAGAGAGCGAGGTTGAAGTCACGGCAAGGAGTGAGAACTATTGGTATGACTGTTGTTGATGTGGTGGATCCCAGTACCGGAGAAAGCGTGAAGCGCGACGGAAACACCATAGGTGAAGTTGTTATGAGAGGTGGTTGTGTTATGTTAGGGTATTTGAAAGATCCTGAAGGAACTGCAAATTGTTTGAAGAATGGTTGGTTTTACACAGGTGATGTTGGTGTGATGCATGAAGATGGGTATTTGGAGATTAAGGATAGATCAAAGGATGTGATTATTAGTGGTGGTGAGAATTTGAGTAGTGTGGAGGTTGAATCGGTTTTATATGGACATTCGGCGGTGAATGAGGCGGCGGTGGTGGCGAGAGAGGATGAGTTTTGGGGGGAGACACCGTGTGCATTTGTGAGTTTGAAAAATGGTTTGAAAGAAAAGGATATACCGACGGAGAAAGATATTGTTGAATACTGTAGGAAGAATTTACCGCATTATATGGTTCCAAAAACGGTAGTTTTTAAAGATGAACTTCCTAAGACATCTACCGGAAAAATCCAGAAGTTTGTTCTTAGACAGATTGCTAAGGATTTGGGACCAATTAGAAAAAGTCGAATGTGA
- the LOC123923479 gene encoding protein LEAD-SENSITIVE 1-like isoform X1, whose translation MGVFSNKIDRDQLKPGDHIYSWRQAYIYAHHGIYVGDEMVIHFTRGGGQEIGTGTVLDRFLCSSSASNATGTPCPKCGDQNKDDGVKSSCLDCFLSGDSLYIFEYGVSPAYFLAKPRGGTCTLAVSDPNEDVLRRASFLRKNGFGGYNVFNNNCEDFAVYCKTGLLIFTSISVGRSGQAASCVAAASAVVSAPLRFMTTSFSGLAAVGYGIYCVSRLVSDIGVRRDVSKVPVERLIASPDIDEPEKLETLVASLDTDEPEKLETLVASHGRDEPEKEAVINKED comes from the exons ATGGGAGTTTTTTCCAATAAGATCGATCGTGATCAACTCAAGCCTGGTGATCACATTTACTCATGGAGACAAGCTTACATCTATGCTCATCACG GAATATATGTTGGTGATGAAATGGTGATCCACTTTACGAGGGGAGGAGGGCAAGAAATTGGAACAGGAACCGTGTTGGACCGTTTCCTTTGCAGTTCATCAGCATCCAATGCTACCGGCACTCCCTGCCCAAAATGCGGCGACCAGAATAAGGATGATGGTGTCAAATCTTCTTGTTTGGATTGCTTTCTCTCTGGTGATAGTCTCTACATCTTCGAGTATGGTGTCTCACCTGCATATTTTCTAGCCAAACCTCGTGGCGGCACTTGTACCCTTGCAGTTTCTGATCCAAATGAAGACGTCCTTCGTCGCGCTTCATTTCTTCGTAAAAATGGATTTGGCGGTTACAACGTTTTCAACAATAACTGTGAAGACTTTGCAGTTTACTGCAAAACTGGTCTGCTGATATTCACAAGCATCAGTGTTGGTCGGAGCGGACAAGCTGCGTCATGCGTGGCTGCTGCTAGTGCTGTGGTTTCTGCACCACTTCGTTTTATGACGACCAGTTTCAGTGGTTTGGCTGCTGTTGGATATGGCATTTACTGTGTGAGCCGATTGGTTTCTGATATCGGTGTTCGCCGTGATGTTTCCAAAGTTCCGGTTGAAAGGCTTATAGCATCACCTGACATAGATGAACCTGAGAAGCTGGAAACCCTTGTAGCTTCCCTTGACACAGATGAACCTGAGAAGCTGGAAACCCTTGTAGCTTCACATGGCAGGGATGAACCTGAGAAGGAAGCTGTCATTAACAAAGAAGATTAG
- the LOC123923479 gene encoding protein LEAD-SENSITIVE 1-like isoform X2 produces MILIWSTLGIYVGDEMVIHFTRGGGQEIGTGTVLDRFLCSSSASNATGTPCPKCGDQNKDDGVKSSCLDCFLSGDSLYIFEYGVSPAYFLAKPRGGTCTLAVSDPNEDVLRRASFLRKNGFGGYNVFNNNCEDFAVYCKTGLLIFTSISVGRSGQAASCVAAASAVVSAPLRFMTTSFSGLAAVGYGIYCVSRLVSDIGVRRDVSKVPVERLIASPDIDEPEKLETLVASLDTDEPEKLETLVASHGRDEPEKEAVINKED; encoded by the exons ATGATTTTGATTTGGAGCACATTAG GAATATATGTTGGTGATGAAATGGTGATCCACTTTACGAGGGGAGGAGGGCAAGAAATTGGAACAGGAACCGTGTTGGACCGTTTCCTTTGCAGTTCATCAGCATCCAATGCTACCGGCACTCCCTGCCCAAAATGCGGCGACCAGAATAAGGATGATGGTGTCAAATCTTCTTGTTTGGATTGCTTTCTCTCTGGTGATAGTCTCTACATCTTCGAGTATGGTGTCTCACCTGCATATTTTCTAGCCAAACCTCGTGGCGGCACTTGTACCCTTGCAGTTTCTGATCCAAATGAAGACGTCCTTCGTCGCGCTTCATTTCTTCGTAAAAATGGATTTGGCGGTTACAACGTTTTCAACAATAACTGTGAAGACTTTGCAGTTTACTGCAAAACTGGTCTGCTGATATTCACAAGCATCAGTGTTGGTCGGAGCGGACAAGCTGCGTCATGCGTGGCTGCTGCTAGTGCTGTGGTTTCTGCACCACTTCGTTTTATGACGACCAGTTTCAGTGGTTTGGCTGCTGTTGGATATGGCATTTACTGTGTGAGCCGATTGGTTTCTGATATCGGTGTTCGCCGTGATGTTTCCAAAGTTCCGGTTGAAAGGCTTATAGCATCACCTGACATAGATGAACCTGAGAAGCTGGAAACCCTTGTAGCTTCCCTTGACACAGATGAACCTGAGAAGCTGGAAACCCTTGTAGCTTCACATGGCAGGGATGAACCTGAGAAGGAAGCTGTCATTAACAAAGAAGATTAG